One window from the genome of Enterobacter asburiae encodes:
- a CDS encoding mannosyl-3-phosphoglycerate phosphatase-related protein → MPSLRDTLLIFSDLDGSLLDIHTYEWQPAMPWLDRLLDNQIPVILCSSKTAAEMLDIQQDLGLEGLPFIAENGAVIQPDVRWEKVQRQIRGMTHRDIRPRIEQIRLQTGFKFTTFDDVDEHVISEWTGLTRYRSALARKHEASVTLIWRDTDEKMVQFEELLARSGLKCLQGARFWHILDARCGKDVAVNWLIAQYREQEEIEPTTLGLGDGPNDAPLLDSVDFAVVIKGINRQGITLRDDTPARVYHTRQPGPAGWQEGLDHFLS, encoded by the coding sequence ATGCCTTCACTGCGGGACACATTGCTGATTTTTTCGGACCTGGACGGCTCGCTGCTGGATATTCATACCTATGAGTGGCAACCCGCCATGCCCTGGCTGGACAGGCTGCTGGATAACCAGATCCCGGTCATTCTCTGCAGCAGCAAGACCGCAGCAGAGATGCTGGATATCCAGCAGGATCTGGGGCTGGAAGGCTTGCCTTTTATTGCCGAGAACGGCGCGGTAATTCAGCCCGACGTGCGTTGGGAGAAGGTTCAGCGCCAGATCAGGGGAATGACGCACCGGGATATTCGCCCGCGGATCGAGCAAATTCGCCTGCAGACGGGCTTTAAATTCACCACCTTTGACGACGTGGATGAGCATGTCATCAGCGAGTGGACCGGACTAACGCGCTACCGTTCGGCGCTTGCCCGCAAGCATGAAGCGTCCGTCACGCTCATCTGGCGCGATACCGACGAGAAAATGGTCCAGTTTGAAGAGCTGCTGGCGCGCAGTGGCCTGAAGTGTCTGCAGGGGGCGCGCTTCTGGCACATTCTGGACGCCCGCTGCGGCAAGGACGTTGCGGTTAACTGGCTGATTGCGCAGTACCGCGAGCAGGAAGAGATCGAACCCACCACGCTGGGGCTCGGCGACGGCCCTAACGATGCGCCGCTGCTCGACAGCGTTGACTTCGCGGTAGTGATTAAGGGCATTAACCGCCAGGGCATCACGCTACGGGATGATACCCCCGCCCGGGTTTATCACACCCGGCAGCCCGGCCCCGCGGGCTGGCAGGAGGGGCTGGATCACTTCCTGTCCTAA
- the yodD gene encoding YodD family peroxide/acid resistance protein: MKTDKEYSDTIKREVEVDVDALLAAINEISESEVRRTDDNSDRVIVNGRDYHTYRELAEAFELDIHDFSVSEANR, encoded by the coding sequence ATGAAGACCGATAAAGAGTACAGCGACACCATCAAGCGCGAGGTTGAGGTGGATGTCGATGCCCTGCTGGCCGCCATCAATGAGATCAGTGAGTCGGAAGTCCGTCGGACGGACGACAATTCGGACCGCGTCATTGTCAACGGAAGGGATTATCACACCTATCGTGAGCTGGCCGAGGCCTTCGAGCTTGATATTCACGACTTTAGCGTGTCTGAAGCCAATCGGTAG
- the dsrB gene encoding protein DsrB gives MKVNDRVTVKTDGGPRRPGVVLAIEEFSEGTMYLVSLEDYPLGIWFFNELGHPDGIFVEKAD, from the coding sequence ATGAAGGTCAACGATCGGGTAACGGTTAAAACGGACGGTGGGCCGCGCCGCCCGGGTGTGGTGCTGGCAATTGAAGAGTTTAGCGAAGGCACAATGTATCTGGTATCACTCGAAGACTACCCGCTCGGCATCTGGTTTTTTAACGAACTGGGGCATCCGGACGGCATTTTTGTAGAGAAAGCAGATTAG
- the rcsA gene encoding transcriptional regulator RcsA, with amino-acid sequence MSTIIMDLCSYTRLGLTGYLASRGVRKRDINDAHTVDELAAACDELKPGVVFINEDCFIHDPANSQHIKQIINQHPKTLFIVFMAIANIHFDEYLLVRKNLLISSKSIKPESLDDILGDYLNKEVKNVGAVNLPTLSLSRTESSMLRMWMAGQGTIQISDQMNIKAKTVSSHKGNIKRKIKTHNKQVIYHVVRLTDNVTNGIFVNMR; translated from the coding sequence ATGTCAACGATCATTATGGATTTATGCAGCTACACCCGGCTAGGGTTAACCGGGTACCTGGCAAGCAGAGGGGTAAGAAAGAGAGACATCAACGATGCACACACCGTTGACGAACTCGCAGCCGCTTGTGACGAACTAAAACCAGGCGTGGTGTTTATTAATGAGGACTGTTTCATTCACGATCCAGCCAACAGTCAGCACATTAAGCAAATCATTAATCAGCATCCAAAAACCCTGTTTATTGTTTTTATGGCGATCGCGAATATCCATTTCGATGAGTATTTGTTGGTCCGTAAAAATTTATTGATTAGTTCTAAATCGATTAAACCCGAGTCGCTGGATGACATTCTGGGTGATTATTTGAATAAAGAAGTTAAGAATGTAGGAGCGGTTAACTTACCCACCCTATCATTAAGCAGGACTGAATCAAGTATGCTGCGAATGTGGATGGCGGGACAAGGAACTATTCAGATCTCGGACCAGATGAATATTAAAGCGAAAACCGTTTCGTCACACAAAGGAAATATTAAAAGGAAAATTAAAACGCATAATAAGCAAGTGATCTACCACGTGGTACGCCTGACCGATAATGTGACGAACGGGATTTTCGTCAACATGCGTTAG